The following are encoded in a window of Telmatobacter sp. DSM 110680 genomic DNA:
- a CDS encoding ATP-binding protein → MEYGIKPISIATSFVLVALLWTFPLQHVIAYPFVFLFFGAVMGSAWFGGVVAGFVAVVQSSLVITYFFIPPLFSITVAKESQSFLAAFILCAFAISIVSSARKRAENAVRVARDELEAKVRERTAELQRSNLEIRESERQLRILTEAIPQQIWRSDAAGCIEYCNQHLRNYVGERRASLEGESFFGVLHPEDEALFRQGWESALVAGGRFEVKVRVRGADDSYRWFLVRSIPQRSEDGTIARWYGIHIDIEEQHKAQQSLVIAQEDLSRLSRTLSMAEMAASIAHELNQPLTAVVTHAYACREWLGSNPANFEKASATAEKIVQESTRASAVVKRVRALFRKEGTEKLHINVNHLVQEIARLLRDESIRRGVAVRMLLDPDLPRIEADPVQIQQVLLNLANNAMDAMGAVVGSRELTIHSEKHGTGEVVITIEDNGPGIAPETATRIFEPFFSTKEQGTGMGLAICRSIVEAHDGRIWVENKRPTGARFKFTLGIGA, encoded by the coding sequence ATGGAGTATGGAATCAAACCAATCTCCATCGCAACTAGTTTTGTGCTCGTAGCTCTGTTGTGGACTTTCCCGCTTCAGCATGTAATCGCCTACCCATTTGTCTTTCTGTTTTTTGGCGCTGTGATGGGCAGCGCATGGTTTGGCGGCGTAGTGGCGGGCTTTGTTGCCGTCGTTCAATCCTCGCTTGTCATCACCTATTTTTTTATTCCGCCACTGTTTTCAATCACCGTCGCCAAAGAATCCCAGAGCTTCCTCGCGGCCTTCATCCTATGCGCGTTTGCGATCTCGATTGTAAGCTCCGCTCGTAAACGGGCAGAGAACGCCGTGCGCGTGGCGCGTGACGAGCTTGAGGCCAAGGTCAGAGAGAGAACTGCCGAGCTTCAGCGCTCCAACCTCGAGATCCGGGAGAGCGAACGCCAGCTTCGCATCTTGACCGAAGCGATTCCGCAGCAAATCTGGCGGTCTGACGCCGCTGGTTGTATCGAATACTGCAATCAGCATCTGCGTAACTATGTTGGAGAGCGAAGGGCATCACTCGAAGGGGAATCCTTCTTCGGTGTCCTGCACCCGGAAGATGAGGCGCTCTTCCGCCAGGGGTGGGAATCAGCGCTGGTTGCCGGGGGAAGGTTCGAAGTAAAGGTCCGTGTACGAGGCGCAGACGACAGCTATCGCTGGTTCCTGGTTCGAAGCATTCCGCAACGGTCAGAGGATGGAACGATCGCTCGCTGGTATGGCATTCATATTGACATCGAGGAACAACATAAAGCACAGCAGAGCCTTGTCATCGCGCAGGAGGACCTATCCAGGCTTTCGCGGACGCTGAGCATGGCTGAGATGGCGGCCTCCATCGCCCACGAACTCAATCAACCTCTAACCGCCGTGGTGACTCACGCCTATGCTTGCAGGGAGTGGCTTGGCAGCAATCCAGCCAACTTCGAAAAAGCCTCTGCTACTGCGGAAAAGATCGTGCAGGAAAGCACGCGGGCCAGTGCCGTAGTCAAGCGGGTTCGGGCACTCTTTCGGAAGGAAGGAACTGAGAAACTCCACATAAACGTGAATCATCTTGTTCAGGAAATTGCGCGTCTTCTTCGCGATGAATCCATCCGCCGCGGGGTGGCCGTCCGCATGCTATTGGATCCTGATCTGCCAAGGATCGAAGCAGACCCCGTTCAAATTCAGCAGGTTCTGCTGAACCTCGCAAACAACGCGATGGACGCCATGGGCGCAGTCGTTGGATCGCGAGAGTTGACGATTCACTCGGAAAAGCACGGCACCGGCGAGGTTGTCATCACCATCGAAGACAATGGCCCTGGAATCGCACCGGAGACAGCAACAAGAATCTTCGAGCCGTTCTTCAGCACAAAGGAACAGGGGACGGGCATGGGTCTTGCAATTTGCCGCAGTATTGTTGAAGCGCACGATGGACGCATATGGGTGGAGAACAAACGGCCCACGGGCGCGCGGTTCAAATTCACGCTTGGAATCGGCGCATGA
- a CDS encoding alpha/beta fold hydrolase, protein MNPRFPKNEIHADSAEMLKAGLRPFKPRRGLTNGHLQTIVGNYLPRPAFLCDSVKETVEVDPVDGSRVVCFCDWQPEPGRASLLTVILVHGLEGSSESRYIKGIAARAWAAGCNVVRMNMRNCGDTDELTPTLYHSGLSSDVGTVVRHYAARFGLERVALVGYSMGGNLVLKLAGEWGGAAAPLCAVATVCPAIDLSAGSDALHEPANRLYEWHFLRRLMQRYHRKAALYPHIYGNAKVGPIRSLRQFDNEIVARYCGFRDADDYYYRAASARVVDKIAVPTLIIRAEDDPFVRFTPETRSRLIANPNILLVETQHGGHCAYLSRDRGDDIHWAEANVVRYLMKFSSAAKITGGSDGS, encoded by the coding sequence GTGAACCCTCGATTCCCCAAAAATGAAATCCACGCCGATTCAGCTGAGATGTTGAAGGCTGGATTGCGTCCATTCAAGCCGCGCAGAGGATTGACGAACGGGCACCTCCAGACGATCGTCGGAAACTACCTGCCGCGACCTGCTTTTCTATGCGATTCGGTGAAAGAGACGGTTGAAGTTGATCCCGTGGACGGCAGCCGTGTGGTGTGTTTTTGCGATTGGCAACCGGAGCCCGGGCGCGCAAGTCTTCTTACGGTAATTCTGGTTCACGGGCTAGAGGGCTCGTCGGAATCGCGCTATATCAAGGGCATTGCGGCACGAGCATGGGCGGCAGGGTGCAATGTCGTTCGCATGAATATGCGCAATTGCGGGGACACTGATGAGTTGACGCCGACTCTCTACCACTCGGGCCTGTCGTCAGACGTGGGCACCGTCGTCCGACACTATGCAGCGCGTTTTGGGCTTGAGCGTGTTGCACTTGTCGGCTATTCGATGGGAGGGAATCTTGTGCTCAAGCTGGCCGGGGAGTGGGGAGGCGCCGCTGCGCCCTTGTGTGCTGTTGCAACAGTATGCCCGGCCATCGATCTCTCCGCTGGTTCTGATGCTTTACATGAACCTGCAAATCGACTCTACGAATGGCATTTTCTGCGCCGGCTGATGCAGAGATACCATCGCAAGGCTGCGCTTTATCCGCACATTTATGGGAATGCCAAAGTCGGTCCGATTCGCTCCTTGCGTCAGTTCGACAACGAGATTGTGGCGCGTTATTGCGGGTTTCGCGATGCAGACGATTACTACTATCGCGCTGCGAGCGCACGCGTCGTCGACAAGATTGCTGTTCCCACGCTGATCATTCGTGCGGAGGATGATCCATTTGTCCGCTTCACTCCTGAGACCCGGTCTCGTCTGATCGCGAATCCGAACATTCTGCTGGTCGAGACGCAGCATGGGGGGCATTGTGCGTATCTCTCTCGTGATCGCGGTGACGATATTCACTGGGCTGAGGCAAATGTCGTTCGCTATCTCATGAAGTTTTCAAGTGCAGCAAAGATAACCGGCGGGTCGGATGGAAGCTGA